A stretch of DNA from Patescibacteria group bacterium:
TGAGAATTGGCTTCATCCAAAGCCGCGTCAATCTCATCTAAAACCAAAAATGGCGGATGAGCATAGTTAATTACCGCAAAAAGAAAGGCAATCGCGGTCAAAGACCTTTCTCCGCCAGAAAGCATTTCCAAAGAATTGATTTTTTTTCTTGGCAAGCTAACCTGAATCTCAATGCCAAAATCAATCATTTGGGTTTCCGGGTCAATGGTTTTTTCAATCTTTAAAGCGCCTCGGCCGCCTTCAAAAATAATGCCAAAATACTGGTGGAACTCTTTATCAATCGCTTTCAGGGCCGCCTCAAACCCTGAACCGATCTTTTCTTCCAGAGAGATTGATAATTTTTCCAAATCTGCCAAAGCCGTTTCCAGATCTTTTTTCTGACCAGAAAGAAACCCGTAACGCTCCGCAGCCGATTGATACTCTTGAACTACTTCTGAATCGGTTTCACCAATCAAAAAAAGTTCTTGCCTTAATTTAAAGATGCTTTTCTCTGTTCCTGCCAATTGCTTTTCCCTTTCTCCATCCCAAGCTAAAGCTTTTTTCTCGCTGATTAAAACTTGATTCTCAACCAAAAATTTATCCCAATCCAAGCCTGTTTCAGCTAATTGCTTTTTTAAGTCTTCTTGGCGCAATTTTGCTTTTTCTTGTTCAAGTTTCAACCGAATCAGCTGGTCTTCCATCTGGTTCAGGGCAGTTCTTTTTTCCCGTAGGGTTGAAAACAAGGTCTGGAATTCCTGGTTTTTTTCTGATTCTTTTGTTCTTAACCCTTGAAGCTGGCTTGTCAAATCTTGAATAGTTTTTTCAATTTTTTCTAAAGAGCTTGATAGCCGCTGTTTTTCCTGTTCTAAAACGGATTTTTTACTACCTGTCTCTTGAGCTTTTTGCTTGTTTTCTTGAGTTAAAAAAGCTTTAAGGTCATTAAGCAAAGCTTGAATCTTATGCTTGATTAAATCCAGGCCAGATTCAGCCAAAGAATCTTCTAAAACCCTTAGTACCTGCTCAAATTTATTTTTTGCTTCAGCTAAACCAAAATTAAGCTCTGCTCGAGGCAGATTGGCCAAAAAATCGAGCTGGCCCTCAACTTTGCCAAGAGTTCTCAAAATCTCGGTTTTTTGCTTTTGCTCTTGGCTTAAATTCCTTTCAATTTCAGCTTGTTTGGCGGCTAATTCCGGGTCTTGTCTCTGGAACTGGGTAAAAGTTTGCTCTTTTTCACTAATCTCTTTTTTCAGCGCCAAAACTTTTGCTTCAGCTTCTTGGTCAAATCCATCCTTGCCCTTAATCAATAAATCAAGCTGGCAGATTTTTTCAACGAAATAAGACCTTTCTAGTTCTGTTAATTGGTTTTGCTTTTCCTGCCTTGATTGCCAACGGTTAACCTGGCGCTTTAAGAAACGGAGATTAGGTTCAATCTCTTTGAGGATTACCTCGGTTTGGGCTAAATTGTTCCTTGTCTCTTTAATCTTTCTTTCTGCTTCTTGCTTTTTCAAACGAATCTCTTTTAAACCAATCATTTCTTCAATTATCTCTCGGCGTTCTAAAGAATTAGCCCTTAAAAAAACATCGCCAGCCCCTTGATTAACAATACCCATACCCTTAACTCCGAGCCGGGCAGAAGCCAGGGCCTGAATCAAATCTTTTAAGCGAATCTGTTTTTTATTCAAAAAATACTCGGAATTGCCGTCCCGATAGACTTTTCTTTTGATCTCAATCTGATCAAAATCAAAATTAAAATCCTTGTTTTTATTATCAAAAACAAGATTAACCCAAGCTAAAGAGCCGGCTGGCCGACCAGCAGCGCCGTTAAAAATCACTTCTTGGGATGAGCTGGCGCGGATATTTTTTATGCTTTGTTCGCCAAAAACCCAGCGGATCGCATCAACAATATTTGATTTGCCCGAGCCATTAGGCCCAACCACAGCCGAGATTCCCGAAGGAAACTCTAAAACAGTCTTGTCAGGAAAAGATTTAAAGCCTTGAATTTCTAAATTTTTCAGCATTTTATCCCTATCTCTTTAGCCCTTAATTCAAAATCTTAAAACAAAAGAATTTTCCGCCCGTGGCGGATCCGCCTCTGGCGGAAAAACCTTGGATTTCAAGAGCTTTTAACATATCAACGAATAACGAATCAATATGAACCTGCGAATAAACGAATTAAAATTTCGTCCCCGGGAATCGCAACTGCCATAAATTCTATAAGTGTTATTCGTATATTCGCTTATTTGTACAAATTCGTTATTCGCTGGCTAGGCCCAATTCTTTATCTCCAACGCCTTTTCCGCGGCTTTTGTTTCTGCTTCTTGTTTTGATTTGCCTTCAGCTTCAGCCACTTTTTCGCTGTTCAAAAAGGCGCCCACCAAAAAGTTTTTGTCATGGTCAGGCCCCCATTCCCGCAAAACTTGATACGAAGGCGTTAGGCCCAATCTGGCTTGAGCCTCTTCTTGGAACTGGCTCTTGGCGTCTTTATAAAGCCCGAGCTTGATAATCTCCGGCAATTTAAACAAAAGCGATCTTTTGATAAAATCCTGAGCCAGCTCAAAACCAGAATCCAGATAGATTGCCCCAATTACCGCTTCAAAAGTATTGCCCAAAATCTCCTGCCTGGCTTTGCCAGTCTCTTTGGCTTCGCCCTTAGACAGAAGCAAAAAGTCATTGATCTCTAGATTAGTGGCGGCTTGAGCTAAACTGTCGGCATTAACCAGAGCGGCCCGAAAAGCAGTCAAATCGCCCTCGCCGTTTTGATAATTTTGAAACAGATATTCGGTTGCTGCCAATTCCAAAACCGCATCCCCCAAATATTCCAATCGTTCATTATGCGGATGCGGCCAAGACGAATTTTCATTCAGATAAGACCGGTGAGTTAAAGCTTCTTTTAAATAATCAATGTTTTTAAATTGATAACCGAGATTTTTTTCCAATTTAGAAAAATCCATTTCTAACTAAATCCCAAATCCTAATTTCTAATTTCTAAACAAATCCTAATTTCAAATATTTAAACTTTTGATTTAATAATTTGTTTAAAATCCAGAAATTATAGTTTAGGAACTTATTTTTAATTTTCGACCATTAGTTGTTAGTTGAATAGCCCTTCGACTTGACCCTCGCGGAAAACTGTCCCCAAAACACCGTTAATAAACTTCCCTGAAGAATCGCCGCCAAACTCTTTAGCCAACTCAATCGCTTCATTAATCGCCACTTTGGGAGGGACTTGAGTTTTATCTCCCCATAAAAGCTCATAAAGCCCAAGCCGCAAAACATTCCGGTCAACTAAGTTTATCTTCTCTAATGGCCATTCAGTCGCTACCCGAGAGATAACCTCATCCAGCTGTTTCTTTTGTTTTAAAACCCCTTGAAACAACTCTGAAGAAAACTCCGGCTCTTTTAATTCTTGGCCTGATTCCTGAATGTTCTTTTCCAGCCAATCAGCTGCTTTGGCATTTTCCAACTGATTGTTAAAATCCAGCTCATAAAGAGTTTGTAAAACTATTTGCCTGGAACTGTGCCGAGAACCCATAGCTTGAAAATTTACAATTCCCAATTTCTCTGGCTTCGCCAGATCTCGCGAAGCGAGACAATTATCAATTAATCTTAAATAAACTTTGGAATATCAAACATTGATAATTTATTGAAAATTGAGATTCAGAAATTAAAAATTTTACTTCGGTTCGGTTTCTTTCAGAACTTTTTCCCGTCTTTTTCTCTCTTTTTTGTCCAGTTTTTTCAAGACATCAATCTCCTCTTTGCCCTTGAAAAAACCGCATTCCAAACAAACCCGATGGGGTAATTTCAATGTCTTACATTTCTCGCAAGGAACCAAATTCGGTTTTTTTAAAGCAAAATGCGCTCGGCCCATATTCCGCCTTCTTTTTGTGTGTTTTCTTGTCGGTGTACCGCCCATATCAGTTAAATCCTAATTTCTCCGCCAGCGGCGGATCCGCCTTTGGCGGACAATTTCTAATTCCCAAATTTAAGCTAATTTAGCACAAAATGTGCTAAAAAACAATAATTATCTGCGCCAAGACAGATATTCAATATCTAATTTCTAAAACTCATCGTTAAGTTATACAACCAAGGGATAAAATCAAAAAACGAATTGCCAATATATTGGGTTGGGTATCAATTATCCAACTGTTTATACTTCTGTTCTGCCACATCTATGAAACTTAATATATCTTTGCCCCACTGGGTTTTGAAAAAGCCTTTCGGCTCTTTTTTTAAAAATCTTTTCAGCTTTTTTATATACTGATAGCTTTTTCTTATATCATTCCTGCGCCAATAAAAATTAGCTAAGTTATAAGTCGTGCTGGAGTCTGGGCCATTTTCTTGCTCACCCCTTAAAAGCCAGTATTCGGCTCGCTTATAATTGCCTATGGCTTTATAACACAAGCCAACAGCTTGGACTCTTGCCTGAACAATTATGCCCATTGGCTGATTAATTGGTTTATTGTCTAACCGGGGATTGTTATTTCTTCTGTTTTTTATTTCTATTTAAATTCCGCGATCGCGGAATTTAAATAGAAATAGCTAGAAGAATAATGAAAAATCGTCAAGCAGAAAATAACCGCTACCAGCTGGTGTTGGTTTCAATTGAGCGCTTGATTTTATAAGCTTGGCCAGAAGCAGGTGAAGTACCAATGCTTTTCAGCTTAACTGCTTGACCAGGTGTTGTTGGCGAAATCAATTGAATATCTTTTCGGCGGCAACAAAGCGTATTATTAGTTAATTCGGGCCGGGGCTCTGACGGATCTTTTAATAGAACATAAAACTGCCATTCCACCCCGGCATCAGCAGCATAAAAAGCTTTAACGGAATCGAGAACCGCGCCCAAACGCCTTAATTCTTTGGTAATACTTAAACTAATTGCCGCGCCAGTAACAAAAATTCCGGTAATTGCCAGAATAACAATTAGCATAATCTGCCCGGGAGCAGATTTTCGGCAGAGTTGTTTAATTTTCCGTTTCTTAAGCATAGATATTTAATAATTGTTATAAGTTTTATTTATTTCATCTAAGAAAATATCATTGAACAATCTCAAGGAAAATGCCGAAAATTCACTACCGGATCTGCACGGATTTACATTGTTTCATTGTCTCATTGCTAAATTGCTTCATCGTTTTACTAGTATACTGCTTTATCGTTTTTGTAAATTTTTTAGATTTATTGAAAATTGCAAATTGAGAATTGAGAATTTATTCTTAGATTCCCGCTCGTCTCTGAGTAATCGTTGTCTGCAAATAAAACGAACTGTCTTGGAGATTAATTTCCGGTTTGACCTGAAAAAGCAAAGTTACGCTTGGCTGGCAATTAGGCCGTTGCCAGCAACCAGCAACGTCAAACCTGGTAATTTCCAAACTCTCTGAAGTGATTGGCAAAACTTCGGTGCCT
This window harbors:
- a CDS encoding AAA family ATPase translates to MLKNLEIQGFKSFPDKTVLEFPSGISAVVGPNGSGKSNIVDAIRWVFGEQSIKNIRASSSQEVIFNGAAGRPAGSLAWVNLVFDNKNKDFNFDFDQIEIKRKVYRDGNSEYFLNKKQIRLKDLIQALASARLGVKGMGIVNQGAGDVFLRANSLERREIIEEMIGLKEIRLKKQEAERKIKETRNNLAQTEVILKEIEPNLRFLKRQVNRWQSRQEKQNQLTELERSYFVEKICQLDLLIKGKDGFDQEAEAKVLALKKEISEKEQTFTQFQRQDPELAAKQAEIERNLSQEQKQKTEILRTLGKVEGQLDFLANLPRAELNFGLAEAKNKFEQVLRVLEDSLAESGLDLIKHKIQALLNDLKAFLTQENKQKAQETGSKKSVLEQEKQRLSSSLEKIEKTIQDLTSQLQGLRTKESEKNQEFQTLFSTLREKRTALNQMEDQLIRLKLEQEKAKLRQEDLKKQLAETGLDWDKFLVENQVLISEKKALAWDGEREKQLAGTEKSIFKLRQELFLIGETDSEVVQEYQSAAERYGFLSGQKKDLETALADLEKLSISLEEKIGSGFEAALKAIDKEFHQYFGIIFEGGRGALKIEKTIDPETQMIDFGIEIQVSLPRKKINSLEMLSGGERSLTAIAFLFAVINYAHPPFLVLDEIDAALDEANSQKLARLLKEIAEEKTQFILITHNRAVMETADVLYGVTMADGISKIFSLKFTEVEQLAGEANNGK
- the rnc gene encoding ribonuclease III → MDFSKLEKNLGYQFKNIDYLKEALTHRSYLNENSSWPHPHNERLEYLGDAVLELAATEYLFQNYQNGEGDLTAFRAALVNADSLAQAATNLEINDFLLLSKGEAKETGKARQEILGNTFEAVIGAIYLDSGFELAQDFIKRSLLFKLPEIIKLGLYKDAKSQFQEEAQARLGLTPSYQVLREWGPDHDKNFLVGAFLNSEKVAEAEGKSKQEAETKAAEKALEIKNWA
- the nusB gene encoding transcription antitermination factor NusB; its protein translation is MGSRHSSRQIVLQTLYELDFNNQLENAKAADWLEKNIQESGQELKEPEFSSELFQGVLKQKKQLDEVISRVATEWPLEKINLVDRNVLRLGLYELLWGDKTQVPPKVAINEAIELAKEFGGDSSGKFINGVLGTVFREGQVEGLFN
- the rpmF gene encoding 50S ribosomal protein L32: MGGTPTRKHTKRRRNMGRAHFALKKPNLVPCEKCKTLKLPHRVCLECGFFKGKEEIDVLKKLDKKERKRREKVLKETEPK